In Acidaminococcus fermentans DSM 20731, one genomic interval encodes:
- the citX gene encoding citrate lyase holo-[acyl-carrier protein] synthase encodes MKEPVIRLAGPAVEVPDMLLARDGRAAAQKKLLERYHRPLLFFTQNIPGPVKTSVLIHLGFLEGIRRLEKALEKAGIPILFQKTIEWKTGYEKYYVLDGNALAIKKIACAIEGQDRLGRLYDMDVLAEDGHKISRTDIGLPGRLCLICSQPAQACARSRKHSVPVLVRNVHRVLGDFLMDRVEDALRQGLQGEVDATPKPGLVDRDNPGAHRDMDWHTFARSTDAIVPHLRQMGEKGWDWEGTGEALFAALRPMGAAAEKAMFRATGNVNTHKGIIFSLGLVTSFTLWHLARTGKVESEAVLREIGEAVTPLLERDFARIDRYHPHTHGEVLYVEQGCRGIRGEAMDGFPAVARIALPALRRFRQEGRPDNEAYIQTLLLLLSQVEDTNILSRSDAATLRQAQEEARAVLDRGGAFTPEGIQAVWDLNASFVEKNISPGGCADLLILAIFLEKMEGLGPADR; translated from the coding sequence ATGAAAGAACCTGTAATCCGTCTGGCAGGCCCTGCTGTGGAAGTGCCGGACATGCTCCTGGCCCGGGACGGCCGGGCGGCAGCCCAGAAAAAGCTCCTGGAACGGTATCATCGTCCCCTGCTGTTCTTCACCCAGAACATCCCGGGACCGGTGAAGACGTCCGTCCTGATCCATCTGGGATTCCTGGAAGGGATCCGTCGGCTGGAAAAAGCCCTGGAGAAAGCCGGGATCCCCATCCTGTTCCAGAAAACCATTGAATGGAAAACCGGCTATGAAAAATATTATGTGCTGGACGGGAACGCCCTGGCCATCAAGAAAATCGCCTGCGCCATAGAGGGACAGGACCGGCTGGGCCGTCTCTACGACATGGATGTACTGGCGGAAGACGGACACAAGATTTCCCGGACGGACATCGGGCTCCCCGGGCGGCTGTGCCTGATATGTTCCCAGCCGGCCCAGGCCTGTGCCCGGAGCCGGAAGCACAGTGTGCCGGTACTGGTGCGGAACGTGCACCGGGTGCTGGGGGATTTCCTCATGGACCGGGTGGAGGACGCCCTGCGCCAGGGCCTCCAGGGGGAAGTGGACGCCACCCCCAAACCGGGACTGGTGGACCGGGACAATCCGGGAGCCCACCGGGATATGGACTGGCATACCTTTGCCCGGAGCACCGATGCCATTGTGCCTCATCTCCGGCAGATGGGAGAAAAAGGCTGGGACTGGGAAGGCACGGGAGAAGCGCTGTTCGCGGCTCTGCGGCCCATGGGGGCGGCAGCCGAAAAGGCCATGTTCCGGGCTACGGGCAATGTGAATACCCACAAGGGCATCATCTTTTCCCTGGGCCTGGTGACCAGCTTCACCCTCTGGCATCTGGCCCGGACAGGGAAAGTGGAAAGCGAAGCTGTGCTCCGGGAAATCGGGGAAGCGGTAACCCCTCTCCTGGAAAGGGATTTTGCCAGAATCGACCGGTATCATCCCCATACCCATGGGGAAGTGCTGTATGTGGAGCAGGGTTGCCGGGGGATCCGGGGCGAAGCCATGGACGGATTCCCGGCAGTGGCCCGGATCGCCCTGCCGGCTCTGCGCCGGTTCCGGCAGGAAGGACGTCCGGACAATGAGGCCTATATCCAGACCCTGCTGCTGCTCCTGAGCCAGGTGGAAGACACCAACATCCTGAGCCGGTCCGATGCCGCCACCCTCCGGCAGGCCCAGGAAGAAGCCCGGGCCGTATTGGACCGGGGCGGTGCCTTCACCCCGGAAGGGATCCAGGCGGTGTGGGATCTGAACGCAAGCTTCGTGGAGAAGAACATCAGCCCCGGCGGCTGTGCCGATCTGCTGATCCTGGCCATCTTCCTGGAGAAGATGGAGGGGCTGGGTCCAGCTGACCGTTGA